Proteins encoded by one window of Antechinus flavipes isolate AdamAnt ecotype Samford, QLD, Australia chromosome 4, AdamAnt_v2, whole genome shotgun sequence:
- the VMO1 gene encoding vitelline membrane outer layer protein 1 homolog: MVCGTWFMAPHAVLQLLLLGSCLRTGSAVDSDARERPYTAVIEIPNGGPWGDWTWPEMCPDGFFASGFSLKVEPPQGIPGDDTALNGIRLHCARGNAERNTHVVASQSGRWGAWTEPLWCPDGGFLAAFSLRVEEPSTPGDNTAANNVRFRCSGGEELEGPGLEWGKFGSWSDACSKGICGLQTKLEAPSGLRDDTALNDVRFFCCNS, translated from the exons ATGGTCTGCGGAACCTGGTTTATGGCGCCACATGCTGTGTTGCAATTGCTCCTCCTGGGATCATGTCTCAGGACAGGTTCTGCAGTAGACAGCGACGCCAGGGAGCGCCCCTATACAGCCGTTATTGAGATACCCAATGGGGGACCCTGGGGAGACTGGACGTGGCCCGAGATGTGTCCGGATGGATTCTTCGCCAGTGGCTTCTCCCTCAAG GTCGAGCCTCCTCAAGGCATTCCGGGAGATGACACCGCCCTGAATGGGATCCGGCTTCACTGTGCCCGAGGCAACGCTGAGCGCAACACTCACGTGGTGGCTTCTCAGTCTGGAAG GTGGGGAGCATGGACTGAGCCGCTGTGGTGTCCAGATGGCGGCTTCCTTGCAGCTTTCTCGCTACGGGTGGAAGAGCCCAGCACCCCAGGAGATAATACCGCAGCTAACAACGTGCGCTTCCGCTGCTCAGGGGGTGAAGAACTAGAAGGACCCGGCCTGGAGTGGGGCAAATTCGGGTCCTGGAGTGATGCTTGTTCCAAGGGTATTTGTGGCCTTCAAACAAAGCTGGAGGCTCCGAGTGGGCTCAGGGATGATACAGCACTCAATGACGTTCGTTTTTTCTGTTGCAACAGCTAA